From one Paenibacillus terrae HPL-003 genomic stretch:
- a CDS encoding MerR family transcriptional regulator: MKIQELADLMGLTPHTIRFYEKEGLLDSRHIQREKNNYRNYSDEAIGRLKLIKKFQGIGCSLAELKTILQDHDTNARTNQEVIEWILQKINEIERKKDEYDHMLVTLNWMLTYRKLLNEDPQQAEAMMAELRLRISI; this comes from the coding sequence ATGAAAATTCAAGAATTAGCAGACTTGATGGGTCTAACACCCCACACCATTCGTTTTTATGAGAAGGAAGGCTTGCTTGACAGCAGGCATATTCAGCGAGAGAAGAATAATTACCGCAACTACTCAGACGAAGCAATTGGGCGGTTAAAGCTGATTAAGAAATTTCAAGGCATCGGCTGCTCGTTAGCTGAACTGAAGACGATTTTGCAGGATCACGATACGAACGCACGCACGAACCAAGAAGTAATAGAATGGATTCTTCAGAAGATCAATGAGATCGAGCGCAAGAAGGACGAATACGATCATATGCTTGTAACGCTGAATTGGATGCTGACATACAGGAAGCTGCTGAATGAAGATCCCCAGCAAGCTGAGGCTATGATGGCGGAATTACGCCTTAGAATTAGCATCTAG
- a CDS encoding SDR family oxidoreductase, giving the protein MRIFVTGAAGYIGTAVVHELIGAGHQVVGLTRSESGAHVLESLGAEVARGVLEDLDLLRSSAANSDGVIHLAFNHDFSNFAASLETDLRAIEALGEGLAGSGKPLVITAHANGKASEDAALAFIEQGVRASIVSLAPSVHGEGDKGFVPQLIRIAQERGSSAYIGDGTNRWPAIHRLDAAVLFRLAVESAPAGSRLDGVDDEGIPFSDIAGVIGRHLDVPVVSIPRKEAQAIFGFLGMIASLDLARSSEGTKELLGWKPVQQGLLADLEQGHYFSK; this is encoded by the coding sequence ATGCGTATATTCGTTACAGGTGCAGCAGGTTATATTGGTACAGCTGTTGTCCACGAACTCATCGGTGCGGGCCATCAGGTAGTTGGTCTGACCCGTTCAGAGAGTGGTGCTCACGTATTAGAAAGCTTGGGAGCTGAGGTGGCTCGCGGTGTTTTGGAGGATCTGGATTTACTGCGCAGCAGTGCAGCCAATTCAGACGGTGTTATTCATCTGGCATTTAACCACGATTTCTCTAATTTCGCCGCATCATTAGAAACTGATCTTCGTGCCATCGAAGCATTAGGAGAGGGGCTTGCAGGCTCTGGTAAACCACTTGTTATCACAGCTCATGCTAATGGCAAAGCATCGGAGGATGCAGCACTTGCGTTTATAGAACAAGGCGTGAGAGCATCGATCGTCTCGCTTGCACCTTCCGTTCATGGAGAAGGAGATAAAGGCTTCGTACCACAATTAATCCGGATCGCCCAGGAAAGAGGCTCTTCGGCTTACATTGGAGACGGCACCAACCGTTGGCCAGCGATTCATCGCTTGGATGCGGCAGTTTTGTTCCGCCTTGCTGTAGAATCTGCGCCTGCAGGCTCACGACTGGATGGCGTGGACGACGAAGGCATTCCGTTTAGCGACATTGCTGGCGTCATCGGTCGTCACTTGGATGTGCCGGTTGTCAGCATCCCGCGTAAAGAAGCACAAGCAATCTTCGGTTTTCTAGGCATGATCGCGTCGCTTGACTTAGCAAGATCAAGTGAAGGGACGAAGGAACTGCTCGGCTGGAAGCCTGTCCAACAGGGGCTTCTCGCAGATCTGGAGCAAGGACATTATTTCTCAAAATAG
- a CDS encoding RrF2 family transcriptional regulator, protein MSRASRGVHIGPPRLKIAIQAIVWLAKSGNMISSAMIASQVDSHATFIRRVMQSLNNAGIVESKGGREGGYFLRKSSAEITIGDIYEAISSVSNDAEIKVDCDCGEAGEQLDVEQFDVELEKILQEAELKTIEYLRSYTIAQLMDRVQFL, encoded by the coding sequence TTGAGTAGAGCGTCTCGGGGTGTTCACATTGGTCCCCCTCGTCTAAAAATAGCGATTCAGGCCATTGTTTGGCTAGCCAAAAGTGGCAACATGATAAGCAGTGCGATGATAGCGAGTCAAGTCGATTCGCATGCCACCTTTATTCGCAGAGTTATGCAGTCATTGAACAATGCCGGTATTGTTGAATCAAAAGGCGGACGGGAGGGTGGATATTTTTTAAGAAAATCTTCAGCAGAGATTACAATAGGCGATATATACGAAGCAATAAGTAGTGTTTCCAATGATGCCGAAATTAAAGTGGATTGTGATTGCGGAGAAGCCGGAGAACAGTTAGATGTTGAACAGTTTGATGTTGAACTTGAAAAGATTCTCCAGGAAGCCGAATTAAAGACAATTGAGTATTTGCGAAGTTACACGATTGCTCAATTAATGGATCGAGTCCAATTCCTTTAA
- a CDS encoding TasA family protein, whose amino-acid sequence MGIKKTLGLGVAAAALGLSLIGGGTFAYFSDSVETTGTFAAGTLDLNADPTAIIDVGTLKPGDFAIRTFKLKNEGTLDIAKVLLKTTYTVTNKSGAPENVDDFGKHVIVRFLKNIDKQDTVIYQTSLYDLQSLAPDAVENKWVAWFEEHGGLKAGDTDDLIVKFEFKDNGQDQNEFQGDALNLKWTFEAKQGAGEAK is encoded by the coding sequence ATGGGTATCAAAAAGACCTTGGGTTTAGGAGTAGCAGCTGCAGCGCTTGGATTGAGTTTGATCGGCGGAGGCACGTTCGCTTACTTTAGCGATTCCGTGGAAACGACCGGCACGTTCGCCGCAGGCACCTTGGATCTCAACGCCGATCCGACGGCGATCATTGACGTGGGCACCCTCAAACCGGGGGATTTCGCAATCCGCACGTTCAAACTGAAAAACGAAGGTACGCTCGACATCGCCAAGGTATTACTGAAAACGACCTATACAGTTACGAATAAGTCGGGCGCCCCTGAAAACGTGGATGACTTCGGCAAACACGTCATCGTTAGATTTTTGAAGAACATCGACAAACAGGATACCGTCATTTACCAAACCTCGCTGTATGATCTGCAAAGTCTAGCCCCTGACGCCGTGGAGAACAAATGGGTGGCCTGGTTCGAAGAGCACGGGGGCCTGAAAGCCGGCGATACCGACGACTTGATCGTCAAGTTCGAATTCAAGGATAACGGTCAGGATCAAAACGAGTTCCAAGGTGACGCTTTGAACCTGAAATGGACATTCGAAGCGAAGCAAGGCGCAGGAGAAGCCAAATAA
- a CDS encoding helix-turn-helix domain-containing protein, with amino-acid sequence MAERIGDRIQKIRQDRGYSLSELADKADVAKSYLSNVERNIQSNPSISFIEKIADALNVSIHLLLYGDRPAEDLLDPEWWELVQEAMASGVSKKEFKDFLEYQKWKMGQKE; translated from the coding sequence ATGGCAGAACGTATTGGCGACCGCATCCAAAAAATCCGCCAGGATCGGGGGTATTCCTTGTCCGAGCTTGCGGATAAAGCGGATGTGGCAAAATCCTACCTGAGCAATGTCGAACGAAATATTCAATCGAATCCTTCCATTTCCTTCATCGAGAAAATTGCCGATGCTTTAAACGTTTCGATCCACCTGCTCTTGTACGGCGACCGTCCTGCGGAGGACTTGCTTGACCCGGAATGGTGGGAACTGGTGCAGGAAGCGATGGCTTCGGGCGTCAGCAAAAAAGAGTTCAAGGACTTCCTCGAATACCAGAAGTGGAAAATGGGACAAAAGGAATAA
- the sipW gene encoding signal peptidase I SipW yields the protein MRIRKWLGNALTFLMAAAFITVAGSVVMSKMSGSAPNFYGYQLKTVLSGSMEPSILTGSIVAIKPGGDMTRFTAGDVITFRADDKKLITHRIVKVTRNELTGQILYQTKGDNNDAADLEPVDPANVTGVYTGFTVPYAGYVLNFAGTKLGNVTLLIIPGVLLFLYALASLWKTISTLEDKKSDPNTSQPDTKAP from the coding sequence ATGCGGATTCGAAAATGGTTGGGAAATGCGCTGACGTTTCTGATGGCGGCTGCCTTTATTACCGTGGCCGGCTCCGTCGTCATGTCGAAAATGTCCGGCAGCGCACCGAATTTCTACGGTTATCAGCTGAAAACGGTGTTGTCCGGCTCGATGGAGCCCTCCATACTTACCGGTTCCATCGTGGCCATTAAGCCCGGAGGCGACATGACCCGATTTACCGCCGGCGATGTCATCACCTTCCGGGCGGACGACAAGAAGCTGATTACCCACCGAATCGTCAAAGTAACCCGCAATGAGCTAACCGGTCAGATCCTTTACCAGACCAAGGGAGACAACAACGATGCCGCCGACCTGGAGCCGGTTGATCCGGCCAATGTCACCGGTGTTTACACCGGCTTTACCGTCCCTTACGCAGGATACGTTCTCAACTTCGCCGGAACGAAATTGGGTAACGTCACACTGTTGATCATCCCGGGGGTCCTTTTGTTCTTGTATGCCTTAGCGTCCTTATGGAAAACCATTTCGACGCTGGAAGACAAGAAGTCGGACCCGAACACATCCCAACCTGACACCAAGGCCCCATAA
- a CDS encoding DUF1330 domain-containing protein, whose amino-acid sequence MVKGYWVVGIDVHDQEKFQAYVAATPEILKKYSARLLAGGDNHLVPEGSARSRNMIIEFPSYQSALDCWNSTEYQQAIKLRLHASKIDLVIIEGFKGPQPS is encoded by the coding sequence ATGGTTAAAGGTTATTGGGTCGTAGGCATTGATGTCCACGATCAGGAAAAATTTCAAGCATACGTGGCAGCTACTCCTGAGATTCTGAAGAAGTATAGTGCTCGCCTTCTGGCGGGTGGGGACAATCATTTGGTACCAGAAGGGAGTGCCCGATCCCGGAATATGATTATTGAGTTCCCTTCCTATCAATCTGCACTTGACTGTTGGAACTCAACAGAGTATCAGCAAGCAATCAAACTCAGACTTCATGCATCAAAAATTGATCTTGTTATTATTGAGGGATTTAAGGGACCACAACCTTCTTAG
- a CDS encoding anti-repressor SinI family protein, whose product MKKSAQVIVRDRYPEEVDPEWEALLAMAKEAGISIEEVRRFLSGERSSNYAQWHLHNK is encoded by the coding sequence TTGAAAAAGTCCGCCCAGGTTATTGTTCGTGATCGGTATCCCGAGGAAGTCGACCCTGAATGGGAGGCTCTGCTCGCTATGGCCAAGGAGGCGGGGATATCCATCGAGGAGGTTCGGCGCTTTTTGTCGGGAGAACGATCATCAAATTATGCACAATGGCATTTACATAATAAATAG
- a CDS encoding SDR family oxidoreductase, protein MRLKGKVAVVTGSASGMGKAIAELFAGEGASVVVSDLNIEAAQVVAAGIKTAGGTAIAVKTNVADLNDINTMIDTAVNEFGTLDILVNNAGIMDNMAPVGDVDDERWDLIFDINTKGVMRAIRKAIPIFLNKGNGVIINTASTGGFSGAHAGAAYTASKHAVIGITKNTGFMYAQKGIRCNAIAPGATATNITSTIHNLNEFGTSRTKVTQGVIPRVGQAGEIAKVALFLASDESSFVNGAVITADAGWTAGF, encoded by the coding sequence ATGCGTTTGAAAGGGAAAGTTGCGGTTGTTACTGGCTCAGCATCGGGAATGGGGAAAGCGATTGCAGAATTATTCGCAGGGGAAGGTGCAAGTGTTGTGGTTTCAGACCTGAACATTGAAGCTGCGCAAGTGGTTGCAGCAGGAATTAAAACAGCTGGCGGAACTGCAATCGCAGTAAAAACCAATGTGGCTGATCTGAATGATATTAACACTATGATTGATACAGCCGTCAACGAATTCGGCACACTCGATATTTTGGTTAATAATGCCGGCATTATGGATAACATGGCGCCTGTAGGAGATGTTGACGACGAGAGATGGGATCTTATATTCGATATTAATACCAAAGGTGTTATGCGTGCAATCCGCAAAGCGATTCCGATCTTTTTGAATAAGGGAAATGGCGTGATTATAAATACGGCGTCTACGGGCGGCTTCAGTGGTGCGCATGCGGGCGCAGCTTATACCGCTTCGAAGCATGCGGTGATTGGTATTACGAAAAACACGGGTTTCATGTACGCTCAAAAAGGTATTCGATGCAATGCTATTGCGCCAGGTGCGACAGCTACAAACATTACTTCAACGATTCATAACCTGAATGAGTTTGGTACTTCCCGAACGAAGGTTACACAAGGCGTAATTCCTCGTGTAGGACAAGCGGGAGAAATCGCAAAAGTAGCTTTGTTCCTGGCTTCAGACGAATCAAGCTTTGTAAACGGCGCTGTGATAACCGCCGACGCCGGTTGGACGGCAGGTTTCTAA